The Ooceraea biroi isolate clonal line C1 chromosome 7, Obir_v5.4, whole genome shotgun sequence genomic sequence GCTGGCAATGGTGCAGCTGAATGTCGTTCGGATTCAACTTCTGATGGCGGCGCATGTGTACCTTGAGAGCTTCCCGCTGCGTGAAGCTCTTCTCGCACTCCTGACACTGGTACGGTTTCTGGCCAGAATGGGTCATCAAGTGGCGGAACAGGATTTCCTTCTGCGCGAAGGCGCGGTGGCAGATGTTGCAGCCGAATGGTTTCTCACCTGAACAACATCAAAGACACAAGcgttcaataaatttaataatttcttcgagaagaaaatttttatttcgcaattGCCAAGTTGTACCAACCTGTGTGCGTGCGTTCGTGTCTTACTAACGCCGATCTTGTTGGGAACCACTTTTCGCAGGCCTGACAGGTGAATCCCCGTTGCGTAGAGTGTACGGACTGATGGCTCTTCAGCAATATCCTCCGCGTGAACGCTTTCGGACATTTGTCGCACTGGAACACCTTCAGTTCTGGATTCGCATTAACTGGAACACGTGCGACGCGATTAGGACAGTGTTTAATCTACCCTTGCTCGACATACTTCGCCGATATTTTCATTCACTGTTAAGGGTTTCCTTACCAATCGTATCACCCATTGGTTGCAACTTGAGCGACTCGCTCTCTCCGGTATTGTTGCTGGTAAGCTCCATCACGTACACGTTTTTGTGTTCTGCATTCGCGATCGCTCTCTGCACCTCGTCCGCCTCGTCCTCGGACTCCTGCTCCTGCTTGATGCGCGTCGACCTTATGGTGCATCTCGCCTTCGCCGTTCGTTCCTCGGCTGGTACCAGCGTGATGTTCTCCGGATCCTCCGACACGGCCTCCTCCATCTCTGGATTCTCGGAATTCATCCCTGTGAAGGCAAACGATACACGTATGAACCAGATACTCGCGTATGTCTTTCATCGACATCAGTTGTTCCTTTCAATAGTGAAAAACATGCCCAAAATGTAGCCGCCAACGAGCTCCTCTTCCGTCACCTCGATGGGGTCTCCGTCTCCCTGACTGCTGTCACCCTTGGTCGATACCAGGTCAGCCAACAGCTGCTTGACCTGCTTGGACTTGCCAGTAGTGGACTCTTTCAAGTTGTCCTTGCTATCCTGGTTCTCGCCCTCTTCGTCCTGTCCAGTCAACTGCTGTATCAACTTCATATGCTTTTTGAGCTTCGCGTCCGCTGCCTGGCATTTCTTCCTGAACTGATAAGACTTCTCCAGCTGATATTTACAGGGATGGCATATCATGTTAGGCAGGCCATCCTGCTCAAAAACCTGTGAAAACCAGCATCAAAGAGCAATGAGCAATTATTCCAATtggattgaaaataatattgtcttCTAAGATTTCACAGATAGAGCATAACGTACGTAAGCGTATCATGTGTGCACCGTAATATCCAAATTGATAgattaatacaaatatcaaCATTGCAGGTTTCTATCTATCATATAAGGGTATATAGATGGGGTATAAATGGAGCATGCTGATACAGGATGAAGCTAGGAGGAAAAAACCATTTTTCCTCCATCTTCGTCCAACGTTCAAAATTCAAATTCCAAATTGTAACACCTGATCTTCAAGACTGAAACGTCTCTGTACGGTGTGTGCGTTAAATTCGGACAGTCTTGTCCCATTAAAAGCATCGTTAAAGAAATCGATCGTTTCGATCAATCATCGGTCCAGGAAGCGCGTCGCGCGTCCAGGTAGGACTCTCCTCGGAAGTTGCCTACAATCGAGTGAAGTGAGATTATCGAGAAAGGAGGCGCGTCGCCTTCCGTCCTCCTCGTTCGACATGCCGACCATGTTCCCCCGACGTACAACTAATATTACAGATCTCTACAAATCAGTAGGGTAAACGATCGCGCGGAGCGATTCGCACGACCTAGGTTCCTGTAATGAGGCGGCGAGACGTGCACAACAGGCGTGTACCTATTGCACAGTTCGTCGATAACTCGGTAAGGCCGGTAGTTGCTTCGCGCAGCGTCGTATCGTCGACATTGCACGTGTCTCTcttacacacgcacatacacccGTTAAATTTGACGCGCGCTCGGGCAccgtgtatgtacgtacatacacgcgcgtgACGTCACACGGATCGCTGGATAAAAGCTATGCCGTAGAAGAGAGCGACGCACGGAAAGGAGGGTAGGAGAAGGAGGGGTGAGACGAGGGACGGGAGATAATGCGAGAGGACGCCGTGCGGTGCGCAGAGAGATAAACTAGATTCCTATTTTTCGATGAGCCGTCTCGGCTGATTatcgtcgctcgcgcgagcgtcaTCGCCGAGCGGAACgacacgacgcgacgcgacgcgatgcgatgcgatgcgatgaCGTATGACGTGATGCATGATACGATGTAATATAAAGTACAGTACGGTATACGATACGCGCGCAACCGGGACCATTCCGCAACCATTCCGCGAGAACGCGCGAAACCCACCTCGATGTTCACGCAGGCGAGTATTCGCAATGACAGCGGCACGGTTTCGTCGTCGTAGAGCGGTACCATCTCCTCCTCCTTGGCCAAGCAGAGTCGGCACAGCTCGTTCACGTGGATGATCACGTTGCTCGGGCTGTCGCCCTTTTTCCTGCTGTACGTTTTCATCGTCGTCTTTGCGACAGCGGTGGCAGCCGTACGTCCGTCCGCTTGCGATCTATCTGCCTaattctctctccctttccctctctctccgtccCTCGCCTCCCCCACGCCCTCCGCGCGATGTGTTTCTACTTGCTTTTCGAATTCGCGGCAAAGTGCACGACGGAGCGTAATGTTGAAAACGCGACGGAGTTTTCCGAGTGGGAATCGTCGCAATCGCCAGTACACGGTACTCGGTCACTCACAACGGAATCTATAATGGCGGTCGACCATCAATGGCGGCGGACGCGCGCGGCAGAGGCGCTGCCAGCTAACTGACGTGCCGCGCGCCCCCTTGCAAGAAACTGcgactctcgcgcgcgcgcgcgcgcgcgcacacgagtGAGAGAGACGCGCGATCGGCGCGCCGCGAGTCGAacggagagcgagagagagtaGTCGACCGCGGCACACGAGCGCGCGAACATGTAGAGGAGAGGGGGGGATTAGAGCGGTATTGCGTTGCGAGAGTCGGTAAGGGCGATTGCGATTATTGATTTTCCATTCTTCCCAACGGCGGGAAATGCGAGGCCTTGTCGACCTCCCTTTTTGACGCGGCCAGCTCGAGATCCCTACCCGAGGTAAGCAACCCCCCTCGGCTTTTGCCTTTCAGCTTGCCGATGCTGGAAGCGAGATCGCGAGGTCACGTGATCGAATATTTATCGCGAAAGATGCGAAATAACGCGTTGCATCGTCCCGCTGGTTTTCaatgttgaaatattatatcgaCAGAtcgtgagagagcgagagcgttCGATTCGTTTCTTCGCCGATGAAACATCTCCTTGCCGATGACGCAGGTTCAGCCCCTTCGTTATATCAAGCTGAATCGTGCGACCGAAAGACTTGCTTGATTAAAACCAATCACTTTTAAGTCGTTCGGTCCTATTACGTCTCACTTGAAAGACGCACCGTTCAAAATTATGGTAAAACGCACGAATTCTGCAGATTACCACCAGCCACA encodes the following:
- the LOC105279762 gene encoding zinc finger protein OZF isoform X1; translated protein: MKTYSRKKGDSPSNVIIHVNELCRLCLAKEEEMVPLYDDETVPLSLRILACVNIEVFEQDGLPNMICHPCKYQLEKSYQFRKKCQAADAKLKKHMKLIQQLTGQDEEGENQDSKDNLKESTTGKSKQVKQLLADLVSTKGDSSQGDGDPIEVTEEELVGGYILGMNSENPEMEEAVSEDPENITLVPAEERTAKARCTIRSTRIKQEQESEDEADEVQRAIANAEHKNVYVMELTSNNTGESESLKLQPMGDTIVNANPELKVFQCDKCPKAFTRRILLKSHQSVHSTQRGFTCQACEKWFPTRSALVRHERTHTGEKPFGCNICHRAFAQKEILFRHLMTHSGQKPYQCQECEKSFTQREALKVHMRRHQKLNPNDIQLHHCQLCPKAFCHASGLSRHLVTHTGRTYKCVECEKTFTDKSSLLRHSRIHAPKKVVAN
- the LOC105279762 gene encoding zinc finger protein 543 isoform X2, which produces MICHPCKYQLEKSYQFRKKCQAADAKLKKHMKLIQQLTGQDEEGENQDSKDNLKESTTGKSKQVKQLLADLVSTKGDSSQGDGDPIEVTEEELVGGYILGMNSENPEMEEAVSEDPENITLVPAEERTAKARCTIRSTRIKQEQESEDEADEVQRAIANAEHKNVYVMELTSNNTGESESLKLQPMGDTIVNANPELKVFQCDKCPKAFTRRILLKSHQSVHSTQRGFTCQACEKWFPTRSALVRHERTHTGEKPFGCNICHRAFAQKEILFRHLMTHSGQKPYQCQECEKSFTQREALKVHMRRHQKLNPNDIQLHHCQLCPKAFCHASGLSRHLVTHTGRTYKCVECEKTFTDKSSLLRHSRIHAPKKVVAN